CCGATGGCCGCGAACATCATCCCCACGGGGGGACCCACCACGGGGCAGGCCGCGAAAATCTGCAACAACCTCATGCTGTTCATCAATCTGGCCTCCACCTCGGAAGGCGCCGTGCTGGCCGACCGCCTGGGCCTGGACAAGCAGGTCTTTTGGGACATCGCCTCCGTCTCCTCCGGCGACAGCTGGGCCCTGCGCACCTGGTACCCGGTGCCGGGCGTGGTGCCCACCTCGGCGGCCAACAACGGCTTTGCCCCCACCTTTACGGCGGAACTGGCCAACAAGGACATCGGCCTGGCCATTGCCGCGGCCCGCAGCACACAGACGCCGCTGGAGATCGGCGAGCACGTCCAGCAGCTCTTCCAGCGCCTTATCGACGGCGGGCAGGGCGCCAAGGACTGCTCCATGATCGTGTCCCTGGTGGACGGCTCGCTCCAAGCGGGCCAGCCCGCCCCCGCCCAGCAGGCTCACGGCCGGCCCGCAAACAACGAACAAGGAAAGTAACAACCATGACTGAGGTTTCAACAACTGCCGCCGTCCGCGACTGGCCCATGTGGATCGGGGGAGAGGAACAGCCCTCCGCCGGCTCGCAGTGGCGCGAGGTCTTCAACCCCGCCCGCCGCGAAACGGTGATCGCCCGCGTGCCCGCCGGCACCGTGGAGGACGTGGACCGTGCCGTCGCCGCGGCCCGCGCCGCCTACCCGGCCTGGCGCGCCCAGCACTTCACCGGCCGGGCCAAGGCGCTGCTGGCCATCGCCGACGAGCTCGAGCAGCGCAGCGAGGAATTTGCCCGGCTGACCGCCCTGGACACCGGCAACGCGCTGCGCACCCAGGCCCGCCCCGAATCCACCACCATGGTGGCGATGTTCCGCTACTTCGCCGGGGTCGCCGGGGAGGTCAAGGGCACCACGCTGCCCGCGGGCGAGAACCAGCTCCAGTACACGCGGCTGGAACCCCTCGGCGTGGTCGCCTGCATCCTGCCCTGGAACTCGCCGCTGATGATCGCCGCATTTAAGATCCCCGCCGCGCTCGCCGCCGGCAACACCGTGATCATGAAGGCGGCCGACGACGCCCCGCTCACCATCC
This genomic stretch from Arthrobacter dokdonellae harbors:
- the mmsB gene encoding 3-hydroxyisobutyrate dehydrogenase, which encodes MAVVAWIGLGHMGGPMTANMVKAGHAVRGFDLSAAALEAAVANGVEAVGSVEAAVQGADVVFTMLPKGDHVRSVYFGDAGILAHAAQETLLIDSSTIDIESAQAVHDAAAAAGFRFVDAPVSGGMSGAAAGTLTFMIGGEAGAVADASGYIKPMAANIIPTGGPTTGQAAKICNNLMLFINLASTSEGAVLADRLGLDKQVFWDIASVSSGDSWALRTWYPVPGVVPTSAANNGFAPTFTAELANKDIGLAIAAARSTQTPLEIGEHVQQLFQRLIDGGQGAKDCSMIVSLVDGSLQAGQPAPAQQAHGRPANNEQGK